Proteins found in one Asterias rubens chromosome 12, eAstRub1.3, whole genome shotgun sequence genomic segment:
- the LOC117297860 gene encoding zygote arrest protein 1-like, giving the protein MFSKRCVLNLSGTLFTCLPETTYCTRNGTPSLAKKNRRHELPRTVIMPNDDQRRYGFYTCPRCHRGWESSYAWCFKGTNNPSSGQQCQTCKIMVKPHKVERLKCSICGMSGSLCDCDRGERHVDINKPHRSDLCERCKRGQRCNFTARGY; this is encoded by the exons ATGTTTTCTAAGCGTTGTGTTCTCAACTTGTCTGGAACGCTCTTCACGTGTTTACCAG AAACGACATATTGCACACGGAACGGAACTCCTTCCTTGGCCAAGAAAAACCGTCGACACGAATTACCCAGGACCGTAATAATGCCGAATGACGACCAGCGCCGATATGGGTTCTACACGTGCCCACGCTGCCACCGTGGATGGGAGAGCTCCTACGCTTGGTGTTTCAAAGGAACCAATAAC CCGTCGTCCGGTCAACAGTGTCAGACTTGCAAAATCATGGTCAAACCACACAAGGTAGAGAGACTGAAGTGTTCCATATGCGGAATGAGCGGCAGCCTGTGTGATTGTGACCGGGGCGAGCGTCATGTTGATATTAACAAGCCCCATCGCAGTGACCTGTGCGAACGGTGCAAGAGAGGACAGCGCTGCAACTTCACGGCTCGTGGATATTAA